One genomic window of Salvia miltiorrhiza cultivar Shanhuang (shh) chromosome 4, IMPLAD_Smil_shh, whole genome shotgun sequence includes the following:
- the LOC131023442 gene encoding uncharacterized protein LOC131023442: MVYVEHNDPVEEAYIPTFDFGQASGYGYDEAQSSQYETSYHARESAPPTQYFSWDGQPLDESAWNLNEMCGRFNQVQTDEAVQPEDEAEEPDDDSDEEDEEYDPTNESGTDSAASEDLLDDDLIEFTATERAGWIRQSRTRHGNPTDSTGDLSNWIVLLIPVDATTSLVARESELSRVADLGKNSFYNSKEELVLAVGFWNMKQGAEAKVVRSDQGRLYYKCKHSDKCKFDVRASCHGGGMWGVHKFKEHSCEGELGILKRIKAHSNVVAAYVEKRIRDDGEVIKPKSIMSELLREFGVRIKYDVALRARNLSLEKIYGRIDDSFLLLPKYLYALSQANPGTVMDLEVDENNRFKHLFLALAASITPFFFSLRPVIVVDGTHLKGKNNGILFVAVTKDANEQVFPLAFGVGPIENDESWKWFLSNVRQTFGQPDNLLVVSDAHVSIANAVKSELPNATHGLCYYHLQNKIKGYGQAVVELFRQAAYAYTDSEFSRAMSAMAQLKPAAYGKLMRVGPEKWARSQSPVTRYSFLTSNAAEALNARLLWARRLPICSMLEAIRMVLEQWFNDRLASAEESDDLLTPEAKQKISAEISKSRRYTAKRTSERKYRVRAGDRRFMVDLQAKSCECNEFDLDGMPCSHAIAAITEAKEPVEDYVEAYYLRSSLVQTYSGPVNHLPPLEH, from the exons atggtgtacgttgagcacaacGACCCGGTCGAAGAAGcgtacatccctacttttgattttggcCAGGCTTCGGGATACGGATATGATGAAGCACAATCTAGTCAGTATGAGACGTCGTATCATGCTCGCGAGAGCGCGCCTCCAACACAGTACTTTTCATGGGATGGGCAACCGTTAGACGAATCCGCATGGAATCTGAATGAAATGTGCGGGAGATTCAACCAGGTGCAGACGGATGAAGCCGTACAACCTGAAGACGAAGCCGAAGAACCTGAtgacgattctgatgaagaagacgaagaatacgatccaacgaacgagtcgggcacagattctgccgcctctgaggatttattagacgatgatctgatagagttcacggcgaccgagcgagcaggttggatccgacaaagtagaacccgtcacggaaatccgacggactcgaccggtgatctatctaattggatagttctgttgattccagtggacgccacgacttcgctcgttgctcgcgagagtgagctgtccagagttgctgatttggggaagaactctttttacaaCAGTAAAGAAGAATTGGTCCTTGCTGTTGGCTTCTGGAATATGAAGCAAGGGGCTGAGGCAAAAGTTGTACGCTCAGATCAGGGACGCCTCTATTACAAGTGCAAGCACTCTGATAAGTGCAAGTTCGATGTGCGTGCATCTTGTCACGGCGGAGGGATGTGGGGAGTGCATAAGTTTAAAGAGCACTCTTGCGAAGGGGAGTTGGGCATTTTGAAACGAATAAAGGCACATTCGAATGTGGTTGCAGCTTATGTGGAAAAAAGAATACGCGATGACggagaggtcattaagccgaaatctattatgtcggagttgttacgtgaatttggcgtcagaatcaaatatgatgtcgcgctgcgtgcaagaaatctcaGCTTAGAGAAGATATACGGTCGAATTGATGATTCGTTCCTTCTTCTGCCCAAATATTTGTATGCCCTAAGTCAAGCGAATCCAGGCACCGTGATGGATTTGGAAGTAGACGAAAACAACCGGTTCAAACATCTGTTTCTTGCTCTTGCGGCTTCCATCACACCTTTCTTCTTTTCGCTTCGGCCAGTGATTGTGGTTgacggcacacacttgaaggggaagaacaatggcattttgttcgtcgccgtgacaaaagacgcaaacgagcaagtttttccgttggcatttggtgtcgggccgatcgagaatgatgagtcatGGAAGTGGTTCCTCTCAAATGTGAGACAAACTTTTGGTCAGCCCGACAACTTACTAGTTGTCTctgatgcgcatgtctccattgctaatgctgtgaagagcgagttaccaaatgctactcacggtCTTTGCTACTACCACTTGCAGAACAAAATTAAGGGCTACGGGCAAGCTGTTGTTGAGCTTTTCCGCCAGGCTGCATACGCCTACACGGACTCAGAATTTTCACGTGCAATGTCGGCTATGGCTCAATTGAAGCCGGCGGCGTACGGGAAGTTGATGCGCGTAGGCCCTgagaagtgggcacgatcacaaAGTCCGGTGACCCGTTATAGTTTTCTTACATCTAATGCTGCCGAGGCTTTGAATGCCCGTTTGTTGTGGGCCAGACGCCTTCCTATATGCTCCATGCTGGAGGCAATCAGGATGGTTCTGGAGCAGTGGTTCAATGACAGACTTGCGTCTGCGGAAGAGAGCGATGACCTTCTTACTCCAGAGGCAAAACAGAAGATAAGTGCGGAGATCTCAAAGAGTCGTCGCTACACTGCGAAGAGGACCTCCGAGAGAAAATACAGGGTTCGTGCTGGTGATCGTCGCTTCATGGTTGACCTTCAAGCGAAGAGCTGTGAATGCAATGAATTCGACCTGGACGGCATgccgtgttctcatgcgatcgcagccattac TGAGGCGAAAGAGCCAGTGGAAGATTACGTGGAAGCTTACTACCTGCGGAGTTCACTGGTTCAAACATACTCCGGTCCAGTAAATCACTTGCCTCCCTTAGAGCACTGA